In one Leptospira fletcheri genomic region, the following are encoded:
- a CDS encoding phosphoribosyl-AMP cyclohydrolase produces the protein MLTVVYATSQPGSISDLERMSETELATVRKNLPSGTRELVDCDEDTVLFLHPSFLKSELFPFTDRTVLHFQDELIPVITLDRSGNVLMQAFANRESLTLTLESGFGTYYSRSRKSLWKKGDTSGHVQNVKEVLASANGKFLVYIVEQSGAACHEGYYSCFFRERKGENLQVLNVPFLGRE, from the coding sequence ATGCTCACAGTCGTTTACGCAACCTCCCAGCCGGGATCCATCTCCGATTTGGAAAGAATGTCCGAAACGGAATTGGCGACCGTCAGAAAGAATCTGCCCTCAGGAACCCGAGAGCTGGTGGATTGCGACGAGGATACGGTTCTTTTCTTACATCCTTCCTTTTTGAAGTCGGAGCTTTTCCCGTTCACTGACCGGACCGTTTTGCATTTTCAGGACGAGCTGATTCCCGTGATCACTTTGGACCGCAGCGGGAACGTTTTGATGCAGGCGTTTGCAAACCGGGAGAGTCTGACCTTGACCCTTGAAAGCGGTTTCGGTACGTATTATAGCCGGTCCAGAAAAAGCCTCTGGAAGAAAGGGGACACTTCCGGTCATGTCCAAAATGTGAAGGAAGTCCTGGCTTCCGCGAATGGTAAGTTTTTGGTGTACATAGTGGAGCAATCGGGCGCCGCATGTCACGAAGGCTACTATTCCTGTTTTTTTCGCGAAAGAAAGGGAGAAAACTTGCAAGTTTTGAATGTTCCCTTTTTAGGAAGGGAATAG
- the mltG gene encoding endolytic transglycosylase MltG yields the protein MKSKNKILLGLGGILLGVALLALLAFFVTDELKGGAVGSGQVKLDLSIEPGDSPVEVTEFLSKNGLLKSSKYFLFLIKATRSANKIKAGLYELNDGMDARKILQVITEGKVKLVTFTVPEGYNDRQIGDLLVKKNLIKSRADFLQAASRTELMREFKIPAANAEGYLFPETYSVPVNYPADKIVRMMIKRFFAKLDKIPKAKELNPNKLHEIVVLASVVEREAKKKEERPLMAGVFLNRLKKDIPLESCATIQYLFDKPHPRIFEKDLKIVSPYNTYLNKGYPPGPISNPGLPALEAALMPTETDYLFFLLKPDGYHYFSKNFKEHAEAKKKYIDVLYD from the coding sequence ATGAAATCCAAAAATAAAATTCTTCTCGGACTCGGTGGAATCTTGCTCGGGGTGGCCCTTTTAGCATTGCTTGCTTTCTTCGTAACGGACGAACTCAAAGGGGGCGCTGTCGGTTCCGGTCAGGTCAAGCTGGATTTGAGCATAGAACCGGGGGATTCTCCGGTCGAAGTTACGGAATTCCTTTCCAAAAACGGCCTTCTCAAGTCCTCCAAATATTTCCTGTTCCTGATCAAAGCTACCCGTTCCGCGAATAAGATCAAGGCCGGCCTTTACGAACTCAACGACGGAATGGACGCCAGAAAAATCCTGCAAGTCATCACCGAAGGAAAGGTGAAATTGGTTACCTTCACCGTTCCGGAAGGATACAACGATCGTCAGATAGGGGATCTGCTAGTTAAAAAAAATCTAATAAAATCCCGTGCGGATTTCCTGCAAGCGGCGTCTCGGACCGAGCTCATGAGGGAATTTAAAATTCCTGCGGCCAATGCCGAAGGGTATCTGTTTCCGGAAACGTACAGCGTCCCGGTAAATTATCCCGCGGACAAGATCGTAAGAATGATGATCAAACGGTTCTTTGCCAAATTGGATAAGATTCCGAAGGCTAAGGAATTGAATCCGAATAAACTTCATGAAATCGTAGTTCTCGCATCCGTAGTGGAACGGGAAGCCAAGAAAAAGGAAGAGAGACCTTTGATGGCCGGAGTCTTTTTGAATCGTTTGAAGAAGGATATTCCTCTCGAATCCTGCGCCACCATCCAGTATCTATTCGACAAACCTCATCCTAGGATCTTCGAAAAGGACCTAAAGATCGTCTCTCCGTACAATACTTATTTAAATAAAGGGTATCCCCCGGGGCCGATTTCCAACCCGGGACTCCCGGCGCTAGAAGCGGCGCTCATGCCTACGGAAACGGATTATCTTTTCTTTTTGCTGAAGCCGGACGGTTATCACTATTTTTCCAAGAACTTCAAGGAACACGCCGAAGCTAAGAAGAAATACATAGACGTTCTGTACGATTGA
- a CDS encoding acyl-CoA dehydrogenase family protein, translated as MIATNSPTDSSTAKQALSRSASVIEQATKSLAAKCSSGGKVSVSKMDENQLVQYQIAWLTSEQRIAENFINYAWNDSLGTGDLERLMALAFAAETVTHIRSELSARPHEYGVSVQDLISKLFDDSTNQFLQEATAIANYDRIAELIVSLGHYGAYGLSEDHEMFRQTFKQFAEEMVAPRAEHVHRHDDIVPEEIIQGLRDMGCFGLCIPENYGGLQPNDHPDNISMLVVTEELSRGSLGIAGSLITRPEILSKALLKGGTDAQKEKWLPLIAAGEKMGGIMVTEPNYGSDVAGVSVTAKKVDGGWLVNGVKTWCTFAGYANLLLILVRTETDPELKHKGLSILLAEKPSFTGHEFDYKQDGGGRISGKAIGTIGYRGMHSFEVSFEDYFVPEENLIGGDAGRGKGFYFQMEGFAGGRIQTAARANGVMQAALEAALRYAQERQVFQKPIFNYNLTKYKIARMAMIVQASRQYTNAVAKQLDNHQGQMEATLIKFYASKVAEWVTREAMQIHGGMGYAEEYAVSRYFVDARVFSIFEGAEEVMALRVIAKSLMDQYAS; from the coding sequence ATGATCGCTACGAATTCTCCGACGGATTCCTCAACGGCTAAACAAGCTCTTTCCCGTTCCGCATCCGTCATCGAGCAGGCTACTAAGTCGCTTGCTGCAAAATGCAGTTCCGGCGGAAAAGTTTCCGTTTCGAAAATGGACGAAAATCAGCTCGTTCAGTATCAGATCGCTTGGTTGACGTCCGAACAAAGGATTGCGGAAAACTTCATCAATTATGCATGGAACGATTCCCTAGGCACGGGAGACTTGGAACGTCTGATGGCTCTCGCTTTTGCCGCGGAAACCGTAACTCATATCCGTTCCGAACTCAGCGCACGCCCCCATGAATACGGCGTCTCTGTCCAGGATTTGATTTCCAAATTATTCGACGATAGTACGAATCAGTTTTTGCAGGAAGCCACTGCCATCGCCAATTACGACCGTATCGCGGAACTCATCGTTTCCCTCGGACATTACGGAGCCTACGGATTGAGCGAAGACCACGAAATGTTCCGGCAGACCTTCAAACAGTTCGCGGAAGAAATGGTCGCACCTAGAGCGGAACACGTGCATAGGCACGACGATATCGTTCCTGAGGAAATCATACAGGGATTGCGGGACATGGGATGTTTCGGTCTTTGCATTCCGGAAAACTACGGCGGTCTGCAACCGAACGATCATCCGGATAATATTTCCATGTTGGTAGTAACTGAGGAGTTGTCCAGAGGATCCTTGGGAATCGCGGGTTCCTTGATCACTCGTCCGGAGATCCTTTCCAAAGCTCTTCTGAAGGGCGGAACGGACGCCCAAAAAGAGAAGTGGTTACCCTTGATCGCTGCCGGAGAAAAAATGGGCGGGATCATGGTTACGGAACCGAATTACGGATCCGATGTCGCAGGAGTTTCCGTCACCGCCAAAAAGGTGGACGGAGGTTGGCTCGTTAACGGAGTCAAGACCTGGTGTACTTTTGCGGGTTATGCGAACCTTCTTTTGATTCTCGTAAGAACGGAAACGGATCCGGAGCTCAAACACAAAGGACTTTCCATTCTATTGGCGGAAAAGCCGAGTTTTACCGGCCACGAGTTCGACTACAAACAGGACGGTGGCGGAAGAATCAGCGGCAAAGCGATCGGCACGATCGGTTATCGCGGAATGCATTCTTTCGAAGTTTCTTTCGAGGATTATTTCGTTCCGGAAGAAAACCTGATCGGAGGCGATGCAGGTCGCGGAAAAGGTTTTTATTTCCAGATGGAAGGATTCGCCGGCGGAAGGATCCAGACTGCAGCTCGCGCGAACGGGGTTATGCAAGCTGCTCTAGAAGCGGCTTTACGTTACGCCCAAGAAAGACAGGTCTTTCAAAAACCGATCTTCAATTACAATCTTACGAAATACAAAATTGCCCGTATGGCGATGATCGTACAGGCTTCCCGCCAATATACGAATGCGGTGGCCAAACAGTTGGACAACCACCAGGGCCAAATGGAAGCGACGCTGATAAAATTCTATGCTTCTAAGGTAGCGGAATGGGTGACCCGCGAAGCGATGCAGATTCACGGCGGAATGGGTTACGCGGAAGAATACGCGGTGTCCCGCTATTTCGTGGACGCACGAGTGTTCTCCATCTTCGAAGGTGCGGAAGAAGTGATGGCTCTCCGAGTGATCGCAAAATCGCTGATGGACCAGTACGCTTCCTAA
- the ilvD gene encoding dihydroxy-acid dehydratase, whose translation MPQYRSRTSTHGRNMAGARALWRATGMKENDFGKPIIAIANSFTQFVPGHVHLKDLGQMVAREIEKAGGVAKEFNTIAVDDGIAMGHGGMLYSLPSRDLIADSVEYMVNAHTADALVCISNCDKITPGMLMAALRLNIPTVFVSGGPMEAGKVNWEGEIRKLDLVDAMVEAANPTVSDELVAAVERSACPTCGSCSGMFTANSMNCLTEALGLSLPGNGSTLATHSDRKELFLQAGRISVELAKRYYESGDESVLPRSIANYQAFQNAMSLDVAMGGSTNTVLHILAAAHEAEIDFTMKDIDAISRKVPCICKVAPATQKYHMEDVHRAGGVIGILAELDRSGLIHRNTPTVHSRTLGEALDAWDITRQDPSSKAASLFGAAPGGVPTTEAFSQSRRWPSLDLDRQSGCIRDVEHAYSKDGGLAVLYGNLAPEGCIVKTAGVDESIWRFTGRARIMESQEEAVAKILGNEIVEGDVVVIRYEGPKGGPGMQEMLYPTSYLKSKGLGKSCALLTDGRFSGGTSGLSIGHVSPEAAEGGVIGLVEEGDVIQIDIPNRIIRLEIDEKELSSRREAMEAKGKDSWKPKSRKRQVSPALRAYAALTTSAHTGAVRDVSQVEGKTPLKTERQTAETFR comes from the coding sequence ATGCCCCAATACAGATCCCGCACTTCCACCCACGGACGAAATATGGCAGGTGCCAGAGCACTCTGGCGCGCCACAGGAATGAAAGAAAACGATTTCGGAAAACCGATCATCGCGATCGCGAATTCCTTCACCCAATTCGTTCCCGGTCACGTGCACCTGAAAGATCTGGGACAAATGGTCGCCCGAGAAATCGAAAAAGCGGGTGGAGTCGCCAAAGAATTCAATACCATCGCTGTGGACGACGGAATCGCCATGGGCCACGGGGGAATGCTCTATTCGTTGCCAAGTAGGGATCTGATCGCCGACTCCGTGGAATATATGGTGAACGCACATACGGCGGACGCACTCGTCTGCATTTCGAATTGCGATAAAATCACTCCCGGTATGTTGATGGCCGCGCTTCGTTTGAATATTCCGACGGTATTCGTATCCGGCGGTCCCATGGAAGCCGGCAAAGTAAATTGGGAAGGAGAAATCCGAAAACTCGACCTCGTGGACGCCATGGTAGAAGCCGCGAACCCGACAGTATCCGACGAATTGGTGGCCGCAGTGGAAAGATCCGCATGTCCTACCTGCGGTTCCTGCTCCGGAATGTTCACTGCAAATTCCATGAATTGTTTGACCGAGGCCTTAGGACTTTCCTTACCCGGAAACGGATCCACTTTAGCAACTCATTCCGATCGCAAAGAATTGTTTCTACAAGCGGGAAGAATTTCGGTGGAACTGGCCAAGCGCTATTACGAATCGGGAGACGAGTCCGTACTTCCTCGAAGCATCGCGAATTACCAAGCCTTCCAAAACGCGATGAGCTTGGACGTGGCGATGGGAGGTTCCACGAATACCGTCCTTCATATCTTAGCGGCCGCGCACGAGGCGGAAATCGATTTTACGATGAAGGACATAGACGCAATATCCAGAAAAGTTCCTTGCATCTGCAAAGTCGCGCCCGCTACCCAAAAATATCACATGGAGGACGTCCACCGTGCGGGCGGAGTGATCGGAATTCTTGCCGAGTTGGATCGCTCCGGCCTCATCCACAGAAATACTCCGACCGTTCATAGTAGAACGTTAGGCGAAGCTTTGGATGCTTGGGATATCACCCGACAAGACCCGAGCTCGAAAGCAGCCAGTCTATTCGGTGCAGCCCCGGGAGGAGTTCCCACTACGGAGGCTTTTTCCCAATCCAGAAGATGGCCGAGCCTGGACCTGGACAGACAAAGCGGATGCATCCGAGATGTGGAACATGCCTATTCCAAAGACGGCGGTTTAGCGGTACTTTACGGAAATCTGGCGCCGGAAGGATGCATCGTAAAAACGGCGGGTGTAGACGAGTCCATTTGGAGATTTACCGGTAGAGCTCGGATCATGGAAAGCCAAGAAGAGGCCGTGGCAAAAATCCTCGGAAACGAGATCGTGGAAGGTGACGTGGTGGTCATCCGGTACGAAGGTCCCAAAGGCGGCCCGGGGATGCAGGAAATGTTGTACCCGACTTCTTACTTGAAATCCAAAGGATTAGGAAAATCTTGTGCTCTGCTAACGGACGGTCGTTTTTCCGGAGGAACTTCCGGCTTGTCCATCGGACACGTTTCTCCGGAAGCCGCGGAAGGCGGAGTGATCGGTCTGGTAGAGGAAGGGGACGTGATCCAAATCGATATCCCGAACAGGATCATCAGATTGGAGATCGATGAAAAAGAACTTTCGTCGCGCAGAGAGGCGATGGAGGCGAAGGGAAAAGACTCTTGGAAGCCCAAGTCTAGAAAGAGACAGGTTTCTCCCGCACTGAGAGCCTATGCTGCTTTAACGACATCCGCACACACGGGAGCCGTTCGAGACGTGAGCCAGGTCGAAGGAAAAACTCCCTTAAAGACCGAAAGGCAAACTGCGGAAACGTTTCGATAG
- the eat gene encoding ethanolamine permease, whose product MKTKETLEKGLGPWLLWGLGVGYVISGMYFGWNLGLPVGGTLGLGIAVCIVIVLYATFTFSYAELACMIPKAGGAFDYAREAYGNRWGYLIGMGQWIEFLFAPPAIASAIGAYFSFFFPWMSPIWMAVLAYLLFTALNILGVKTAASFEFAITLCAVGELLLFCFLTLPHFSWPKFSQDPLPNGWMGIFASLPFAIWFFLAIEGVANVAEEARNPQRNILIGFGSALATLVFLCILTYFSSIGVDGWRTVVYADVSGATSDSPLPLALRKVYGEESWFFHLLVTIGLFGLVASFHGIILAGGRATLEFGRAGFLPEILSKIHPRFKTPAYALIGNSCLGILALFTGRTSDLIVISAFGAVVLYAGSMISFLLLRKFRPAAKRPFSVPGGMLMPIIALFLSVLILAVMIWQHPRIFGVFLLILLSGGFWARKVLFPSSVSH is encoded by the coding sequence ATGAAAACGAAAGAAACGTTGGAAAAGGGTTTGGGTCCTTGGCTGCTCTGGGGATTGGGGGTCGGTTATGTCATCTCCGGAATGTACTTCGGCTGGAATCTAGGGTTGCCGGTCGGGGGAACCTTGGGTCTGGGAATCGCCGTCTGCATCGTCATCGTTCTCTACGCGACTTTTACTTTTAGTTACGCGGAGCTGGCCTGTATGATTCCGAAAGCCGGCGGGGCTTTCGATTATGCCAGGGAGGCGTACGGCAATCGTTGGGGGTACCTGATCGGGATGGGGCAGTGGATCGAATTTTTATTCGCTCCTCCGGCGATCGCTTCCGCGATCGGAGCTTATTTCTCCTTTTTCTTTCCGTGGATGTCTCCCATTTGGATGGCGGTCCTAGCGTATCTTCTTTTCACCGCTTTAAATATCTTGGGCGTGAAGACAGCGGCCAGTTTCGAATTCGCAATCACTCTTTGTGCGGTGGGAGAGCTGCTTCTTTTTTGCTTTCTTACCTTGCCTCATTTTTCCTGGCCTAAGTTTTCGCAGGACCCTCTTCCGAACGGATGGATGGGAATTTTTGCCTCATTGCCGTTCGCAATTTGGTTCTTTTTAGCGATAGAAGGAGTGGCGAACGTGGCGGAGGAAGCTAGAAATCCTCAGAGAAATATACTGATCGGCTTCGGCTCCGCTTTAGCTACATTAGTTTTTCTTTGTATTCTTACCTATTTTTCCTCGATCGGAGTGGACGGTTGGCGGACTGTCGTATACGCCGATGTGAGCGGCGCGACTTCGGACTCGCCTTTGCCGCTTGCTTTGCGAAAAGTGTACGGCGAAGAAAGTTGGTTCTTTCATCTGCTTGTAACGATCGGTTTGTTCGGACTCGTGGCTTCCTTTCACGGAATCATTTTGGCAGGAGGCAGGGCGACTCTGGAATTCGGCAGAGCCGGTTTTTTGCCGGAAATCCTTTCCAAAATCCATCCTAGATTTAAGACGCCTGCCTATGCGCTCATAGGAAATTCCTGTCTGGGAATTCTGGCCCTGTTTACCGGAAGGACTTCCGATTTGATTGTCATCTCCGCGTTCGGTGCCGTGGTTCTTTATGCGGGTTCGATGATCAGCTTTTTACTTTTGAGAAAATTCCGTCCCGCAGCGAAGCGCCCTTTTTCGGTTCCGGGAGGAATGTTGATGCCGATCATTGCTCTGTTTCTTTCGGTTTTGATTTTGGCCGTAATGATTTGGCAGCATCCTAGAATCTTCGGAGTTTTTCTCCTAATTCTACTTAGCGGCGGGTTTTGGGCGCGAAAAGTTCTGTTCCCATCCTCCGTTTCGCATTAG
- a CDS encoding ethanolamine ammonia-lyase subunit EutB, whose protein sequence is MAYKTVLGPRTYLFSDLKDLLAKASPLRSGDDLAGISARSQEERVAAQMALSELYLSEFLNTELIPAEIDEISRLILERHDKEAFGKISHLTVGGFRDYLLKESTDTRTLSDLIWGITPEMAAAVSKLMSNQDLILVAKKCNVISKFRNTLGMPGRLSVRLQPNHPTDDPRGVAASILDGLLLGSGDAVIGINPATDNVPTVIALLEMLDSIIRRGSIPTQSCVLCHITTSMEVMKRKAPLDLVFQSIGGTEALNKSFGVDLSLIREAYEMALELRRGTVGQNLMYFETGQGSALSAGAHHGADQQTLEVRAYAVAREFSPLLVNTVVGFIGPEYLFNGKQILRAGLEDHFCGKLLGLPMGVDICYTNHADADQDDMDTLLTLLGVAGCNYIMGVPGADDIMLSYQSTSFHDALYLRQVLGLRPAPEFESWLLSHGIFSPETGLLPKAENGFRLLEGILNGKD, encoded by the coding sequence ATGGCTTACAAAACCGTATTAGGACCTAGGACGTATCTATTTTCCGATCTCAAGGATCTTCTCGCCAAGGCCAGTCCTTTACGTTCCGGAGACGATTTGGCCGGAATCTCCGCCCGTAGCCAGGAGGAAAGGGTGGCCGCCCAGATGGCCCTATCCGAATTGTATCTCTCGGAGTTCCTAAACACGGAATTGATTCCGGCCGAGATCGACGAAATAAGTCGTCTGATCCTGGAAAGACACGACAAGGAAGCCTTCGGTAAAATCTCTCATCTGACCGTCGGAGGATTCCGGGATTATCTTTTGAAGGAGTCCACGGATACTCGGACTCTTTCGGATCTGATTTGGGGGATCACTCCGGAAATGGCGGCCGCAGTATCCAAGCTAATGTCCAATCAGGATCTAATCCTGGTCGCGAAAAAATGCAACGTTATATCAAAATTTCGGAATACTCTTGGAATGCCGGGAAGACTTTCCGTGAGACTTCAACCCAACCATCCTACGGACGATCCGAGAGGAGTGGCGGCGAGTATTTTGGACGGGTTATTGTTGGGAAGCGGGGACGCAGTAATCGGAATCAATCCGGCGACCGATAACGTTCCGACTGTGATCGCCTTGCTGGAGATGTTGGATTCCATTATCCGTAGGGGTTCGATCCCGACCCAGTCCTGTGTACTTTGTCATATCACCACTTCTATGGAAGTCATGAAGAGAAAGGCTCCTTTAGATCTGGTATTCCAATCCATAGGCGGGACGGAGGCTTTAAATAAAAGTTTCGGAGTGGATCTCTCTCTGATTCGGGAAGCATACGAAATGGCTTTGGAGCTACGACGAGGAACCGTAGGACAAAATCTCATGTATTTCGAGACGGGGCAAGGGAGCGCTTTGTCCGCGGGGGCTCATCATGGCGCGGACCAACAAACATTGGAAGTGCGAGCCTACGCGGTCGCAAGGGAATTTTCTCCTTTGCTCGTAAATACGGTTGTGGGATTTATCGGGCCAGAATATTTGTTTAACGGAAAGCAGATTCTTAGAGCCGGTCTGGAAGATCATTTCTGCGGGAAGCTTTTGGGATTGCCTATGGGTGTGGATATTTGTTATACGAACCACGCGGACGCCGACCAAGACGACATGGACACTCTTCTCACTTTGCTGGGTGTCGCAGGTTGCAATTATATCATGGGCGTTCCGGGTGCGGACGATATCATGCTTTCCTACCAGAGTACTTCGTTTCATGATGCGTTGTATTTGCGACAGGTTTTGGGATTGAGGCCCGCCCCCGAATTCGAATCTTGGTTGCTCTCCCATGGAATCTTTTCTCCGGAAACTGGGCTTCTGCCGAAAGCGGAAAACGGGTTTCGTTTGTTGGAAGGAATTTTGAACGGAAAGGACTGA
- the eutC gene encoding ethanolamine ammonia-lyase subunit EutC: MTSLEEWKKMTSARIGLNRVGGSLSTQDLLRFRLDHARAKDAVLLEPKFGELLTNLDKLGKRYGIEAVPAESLAQNRLEYLLRPDLGRSLSEGSQGELAARAGEYDLAIVGIDGLSAKATDSNLVPFLNVLLSGLESLRLKLAPLVLARFGRVALGDEIARTLGAATVIVLIGERPGLSSADSLGMYLTYDPKVGTTDEARNCVSNIRPLGFDLESAAAKTKYLLKESLLRKLSGVRLKDEMDPSFLQKPRSETLE, translated from the coding sequence ATGACTTCTTTGGAAGAATGGAAAAAAATGACTTCCGCGAGAATCGGACTGAATCGTGTCGGCGGTTCCCTTTCCACTCAGGATCTGCTTCGGTTCAGATTGGACCACGCGAGGGCCAAAGATGCGGTTTTGCTGGAACCGAAATTCGGCGAGCTGCTGACGAATTTGGACAAGTTGGGAAAGAGGTACGGAATCGAGGCGGTCCCCGCGGAAAGTCTGGCTCAGAACCGTCTCGAATACCTCCTTCGACCGGATTTGGGCCGCAGTTTGTCGGAAGGCTCGCAGGGAGAGCTGGCGGCAAGGGCGGGGGAATACGATCTAGCCATCGTAGGAATCGACGGACTTTCCGCGAAGGCGACAGATTCCAATTTGGTTCCCTTTCTGAATGTTCTCCTTTCCGGACTGGAATCTCTTCGTCTGAAATTGGCGCCCCTCGTATTGGCTCGTTTCGGCAGAGTGGCTCTGGGAGACGAAATCGCTCGGACCTTAGGAGCGGCAACGGTGATCGTGTTGATCGGAGAAAGGCCCGGGCTTTCCTCTGCCGATAGTTTAGGGATGTATCTTACGTACGACCCGAAAGTCGGTACCACCGATGAAGCGCGGAATTGCGTCTCCAATATCCGCCCGCTCGGATTCGATTTGGAGTCCGCTGCTGCGAAAACGAAGTATCTTTTAAAGGAATCCTTACTCCGTAAACTTTCGGGGGTACGATTGAAGGACGAAATGGATCCGAGTTTTTTACAAAAACCTAGATCGGAAACATTGGAATAG
- a CDS encoding protein-disulfide reductase DsbD family protein, whose protein sequence is MPGFRIFSLLLFHSIVGLFPAAGDVFARSVSEYQGKHSRIELQVISLSSESVRFMVYLAPEEGWHIYWKNPGDSGTSLRTDWKTESPLKIEDWEWPVPKRIQYGDLTNFGYDFPVTLFAGAKPLETKMASSAFPIRAEFRWLVCKEECLPESAVLVLDSIGEKPVFANRFQERAYASSLAGLPLSENPNITVSFRKKGENSFLFRIEGENLPQDFDFFPEDASVLSHAKPFLLESSDEKIEFEIQKSEYSSKDPDSIRGVLKLGNSNHRVLVRSGAGSFFLQALFFAFLGGLLLNLMPCVFPVLFLKAFELSKIPDRRALFLESFFYFLGVLVFFWILYFAFLFLKTGGESLGWGYQLQNPSFVFLLIAIFFYLGLQMLGVAEFGISVSGSTARLADKSGIAGSFFSGALTVFVATPCTAPFMGSALAYALSEGIANGMTVFAFLALGTALPVLAIRNVPGLAGILPKPGPWMRTFREFLAFPLFLTSIWLFWVLGALADRNSSSIVLVWIVLSLFLLWVSKRTESALLNKAILLLAFVSLFGTAYYLRKSPSRPTVSVSPEHFPQEEFSKQRLDSSLKQGSGVFLYFTADWCITCKFNERTVLDSDDVSVFFKSKNIKVLKADWTNEDSEITKALDSYGRNSVPFYVYYPPGKSDRPKFLPTLLNKELLLKTLKE, encoded by the coding sequence ATGCCCGGATTTAGGATTTTCTCCCTTCTTCTTTTTCATTCGATCGTCGGACTCTTTCCGGCGGCCGGAGATGTCTTTGCCCGATCCGTATCAGAATATCAGGGAAAGCATTCCCGTATCGAATTGCAGGTAATCTCTCTTTCCTCCGAATCCGTCCGATTCATGGTATATCTGGCTCCGGAAGAAGGTTGGCATATTTATTGGAAAAATCCGGGAGATTCCGGAACCAGTTTGAGGACCGACTGGAAAACAGAATCGCCGTTAAAGATCGAAGATTGGGAATGGCCCGTACCGAAACGCATCCAATACGGAGACCTGACGAATTTCGGTTACGATTTTCCGGTTACCCTTTTTGCAGGAGCAAAGCCGCTAGAAACGAAGATGGCATCCTCGGCGTTTCCTATCCGTGCCGAATTCCGCTGGCTGGTTTGCAAGGAGGAATGTCTTCCGGAATCAGCCGTTCTGGTACTGGATTCGATCGGCGAAAAACCCGTGTTTGCAAACCGATTTCAGGAACGTGCTTATGCCTCGAGTCTTGCCGGTTTGCCTCTATCAGAAAATCCGAACATAACGGTTTCCTTTCGTAAAAAAGGGGAGAACTCCTTTTTGTTCCGGATCGAAGGAGAAAATCTTCCGCAGGATTTCGATTTTTTCCCGGAGGATGCGTCCGTCCTTTCCCATGCAAAGCCTTTTCTTTTGGAATCCTCAGATGAAAAAATCGAATTCGAAATTCAGAAATCCGAATATTCTTCCAAGGATCCGGATTCGATTCGAGGGGTACTGAAACTCGGAAATTCGAATCACCGGGTACTTGTCCGTTCCGGGGCAGGCAGTTTTTTCCTACAGGCTTTGTTCTTCGCTTTTTTAGGAGGTCTCCTTCTCAATTTGATGCCTTGCGTGTTTCCGGTGCTTTTTTTGAAGGCATTTGAGCTTTCTAAAATTCCGGACCGAAGAGCCTTATTCTTGGAATCTTTCTTTTATTTTCTCGGAGTCCTTGTCTTTTTTTGGATCCTGTACTTCGCTTTTCTATTTCTTAAGACAGGCGGGGAAAGTCTAGGTTGGGGATACCAACTGCAAAATCCATCCTTCGTTTTTCTTTTGATCGCGATTTTTTTCTATCTCGGATTACAGATGTTAGGCGTGGCCGAATTCGGGATCTCCGTTTCCGGGTCGACTGCGCGATTGGCCGACAAAAGTGGAATCGCGGGCTCTTTTTTTTCGGGAGCTTTGACCGTATTCGTCGCTACTCCCTGTACCGCTCCGTTTATGGGCTCTGCCCTTGCCTACGCACTTTCGGAAGGAATTGCAAACGGAATGACGGTGTTTGCGTTCTTGGCTTTGGGGACGGCTCTTCCCGTTCTTGCAATCAGGAACGTTCCGGGTCTTGCCGGAATTCTTCCCAAGCCCGGACCTTGGATGCGGACGTTTCGGGAATTTCTTGCGTTTCCATTATTTCTTACCTCGATCTGGCTCTTCTGGGTGCTTGGAGCATTGGCGGATCGTAATTCGTCTTCGATCGTTTTGGTTTGGATCGTTCTTTCTCTTTTTTTACTTTGGGTTTCCAAAAGAACGGAATCGGCCTTGCTGAATAAAGCGATCTTGTTGTTAGCGTTCGTCTCCTTGTTCGGTACGGCGTATTATTTGAGGAAGTCTCCTTCCCGTCCTACTGTCTCCGTTTCGCCGGAACATTTTCCACAGGAAGAATTTTCGAAGCAAAGATTGGATTCTAGTTTGAAGCAAGGATCGGGGGTCTTTTTGTATTTTACCGCAGATTGGTGTATCACCTGTAAATTCAACGAGCGAACGGTTTTGGATTCGGATGACGTTTCGGTTTTTTTTAAATCCAAAAACATAAAGGTTTTAAAAGCGGATTGGACCAATGAAGACTCCGAAATCACGAAGGCATTGGATTCTTACGGTAGGAACAGCGTTCCGTTCTATGTTTATTACCCGCCCGGAAAATCAGACCGACCTAAATTTCTTCCGACCTTACTCAATAAGGAATTATTGTTGAAAACTTTGAAGGAGTAG